A window of the Campylobacter massiliensis genome harbors these coding sequences:
- a CDS encoding multidrug effflux MFS transporter, translating to MKFIPKALPFVEFVALMALLTSLGAMSTDAMLPALMQIGLDLGVTQINQTQLVISSMFAGFAVGQIFYGPLSDFIGRRNAVLLALAIFTASSFISVVTSDFTALLASRFFQGLGAAGPRIIAMALIRDLYEGRAMARVMSFIAAVFIIVPALAPIIGGFIFKIYNWRSIFLMLTFMGFACLAWFGLRQSETLPAQNRNKFSLNLIKSEAAQVVKNRRTAGYTIVLGLIFGMFLSYISTAQQIFEVSYKLGDEFPIYFAINALALGVASMINAKLVMIYGMRYLSMRAMGAFCVIAVAFLPVVLAYDGVPPLWTFMAFCMSSFFCVSILFGNLNAMAMEPMGKIAGMAAALIGSVSTFISLPIGVAIGQMFRGTLLPMVASFALIGATAFALLYKTSKISDE from the coding sequence ATGAAATTTATCCCCAAAGCCTTGCCTTTCGTAGAATTTGTCGCGCTTATGGCGCTTCTTACCTCGCTTGGGGCGATGAGCACCGACGCGATGCTGCCAGCACTCATGCAGATCGGCCTGGATCTTGGCGTGACGCAGATAAACCAAACCCAGCTCGTCATCTCCTCGATGTTTGCGGGTTTTGCCGTCGGACAGATATTTTACGGGCCGCTTAGCGACTTTATCGGGCGACGAAACGCCGTGCTGCTAGCGCTTGCGATATTTACGGCAAGCTCCTTTATTTCGGTCGTCACGAGCGATTTTACCGCGCTTTTAGCAAGCAGATTTTTCCAGGGACTAGGCGCTGCGGGCCCTAGGATCATCGCGATGGCGCTTATCCGCGATCTTTACGAGGGGCGCGCGATGGCTCGCGTGATGAGTTTTATCGCGGCCGTCTTCATCATCGTGCCGGCACTCGCCCCGATTATCGGCGGCTTTATCTTTAAAATTTATAATTGGCGCAGCATATTTTTGATGCTTACTTTTATGGGGTTTGCGTGTCTAGCGTGGTTTGGACTGCGTCAGAGCGAGACTCTGCCTGCGCAAAATCGCAATAAATTTAGCCTAAATTTGATAAAAAGCGAAGCCGCGCAGGTCGTGAAAAATAGGCGCACCGCAGGCTACACCATCGTTTTGGGGCTGATTTTTGGGATGTTTTTGAGCTATATCAGCACCGCTCAGCAGATTTTTGAGGTGAGTTACAAGCTAGGCGACGAGTTTCCTATCTATTTTGCGATAAACGCGCTGGCTCTTGGCGTCGCGTCGATGATAAACGCAAAGCTCGTGATGATCTACGGCATGCGCTACCTTAGCATGCGCGCCATGGGAGCGTTTTGCGTTATCGCGGTCGCGTTTTTGCCCGTCGTTCTTGCGTATGACGGAGTGCCGCCGCTGTGGACTTTTATGGCGTTTTGCATGAGTAGCTTTTTTTGCGTGAGCATACTTTTTGGCAACCTAAACGCGATGGCGATGGAGCCTATGGGCAAGATCGCTGGCATGGCGGCTGCGCTGATCGGCTCGGTTTCGACCTTTATCTCGCTTCCTATCGGCGTCGCGATCGGGCAGATGTTTCGGGGCACGCTACTGCCGATGGTTGCGAGCTTTGCGCTTATCGGAGCGACAGCTTTTGCGCTACTTTACAAGACTTCAAAGATTTCTGATGAGTGA
- a CDS encoding diacylglycerol kinase, with the protein MKPKYNFFKNSKFAFEGLAAMLKNEAAFRFELCIIIPLALVSLFLPVSAAQHALLIAVFGLVLICECLNTAVEAVVDLVSPNFHPLAKIAKDCASAAVCLSIGTAAINWAWTLFALAFSK; encoded by the coding sequence ATGAAACCCAAATACAACTTTTTCAAAAACTCCAAATTTGCATTCGAGGGGCTTGCCGCGATGCTAAAAAACGAGGCGGCGTTTCGCTTTGAGCTTTGCATAATCATTCCGCTCGCGCTAGTTTCGCTATTTTTACCTGTTTCCGCCGCACAGCACGCCCTACTGATCGCCGTTTTCGGACTAGTTTTGATCTGCGAGTGCCTAAATACCGCGGTCGAAGCGGTAGTGGACCTTGTTTCGCCGAACTTTCATCCGCTAGCTAAAATCGCCAAGGACTGCGCCTCAGCCGCCGTTTGCCTCTCTATCGGTACGGCTGCGATAAATTGGGCATGGACGCTATTTGCGCTTGCCTTTAGCAAGTAA
- a CDS encoding ATP/GTP-binding protein, translating to MKPQNYQSASLNSFDFSFKTSGGDEINLKMYDNKTVDYASAKTAGASASVLTLTHEYGYSFSYKGDGLDARDKEELAAALEKIAPSIDKFMKNVKDGEDPIFSRVTNLANSLRKELPEVKDANHKNFIADGTLKLFDRLMEQNKADNRLLQNSKKLFDELISQLDSFKFYV from the coding sequence ATGAAACCACAAAACTACCAAAGCGCGAGCCTAAACAGCTTTGATTTTAGCTTTAAAACCAGCGGCGGCGATGAGATAAATCTAAAAATGTACGACAACAAAACAGTAGACTACGCTAGCGCCAAAACAGCCGGCGCATCGGCATCCGTGCTCACTCTCACGCACGAGTACGGCTATAGCTTTTCGTATAAAGGCGACGGTCTGGACGCTCGCGATAAAGAGGAGTTGGCAGCCGCTCTAGAAAAGATAGCGCCTAGCATAGATAAATTTATGAAAAACGTCAAAGATGGCGAGGATCCGATATTTTCTCGCGTGACGAATCTCGCAAACTCCCTTCGCAAGGAGCTTCCGGAGGTCAAAGACGCAAATCACAAAAATTTTATCGCAGACGGCACGCTAAAACTTTTTGATAGGCTGATGGAGCAAAATAAAGCGGATAACAGGCTACTTCAAAACTCCAAAAAGCTCTTTGACGAGCTTATTTCTCAGCTGGATAGCTTTAAATTTTACGTTTAG
- the dut gene encoding dUTPase — translation MNANEKITQMLNLQQSLNDDTNGIGWENGVNKNGKLISWKRCIYMECAELIDSFAWKHWKSINAPTNEENLRVEVVDIWHFLMSLMLEQYKLNNLGDIAKLSSDICASSGFEAFCREPFNVADENIYEIINDVEMLINKCSGFEYSLFDLLKIYFTMSLKCGVNLSSLYECYVGKNVLNRFRQDHGYKEGVYKKVWNGKEDNAVMNEILARGLKSVDEIYAALEAEYQAVK, via the coding sequence ATGAACGCGAATGAAAAAATCACCCAAATGCTAAATCTCCAGCAGAGCCTAAACGACGATACCAACGGCATCGGCTGGGAAAACGGCGTCAACAAAAACGGCAAACTCATCAGCTGGAAACGCTGCATATATATGGAGTGCGCCGAGCTCATAGATAGCTTTGCCTGGAAGCACTGGAAAAGCATAAACGCACCGACAAATGAAGAAAATCTGCGCGTCGAGGTCGTGGATATCTGGCATTTTTTGATGAGTTTGATGCTTGAGCAGTACAAGCTAAATAATCTGGGCGATATCGCAAAGCTTTCAAGCGATATCTGCGCTAGCAGCGGCTTTGAGGCGTTTTGCCGCGAGCCGTTTAACGTCGCTGACGAAAATATCTACGAGATCATAAACGACGTCGAAATGCTGATAAACAAGTGCTCGGGCTTTGAGTATTCGCTCTTTGATCTGCTTAAAATTTACTTCACGATGAGCCTAAAATGCGGCGTGAATCTCAGCTCGCTTTACGAGTGCTACGTCGGCAAAAACGTGCTAAATCGCTTCCGCCAAGACCACGGCTACAAAGAGGGTGTGTATAAAAAGGTCTGGAACGGCAAGGAAGATAACGCCGTGATGAACGAGATCCTCGCTCGCGGACTAAAAAGCGTGGACGAGATATACGCCGCGCTAGAGGCCGAGTATCAGGCGGTAAAATAA
- a CDS encoding phosphoethanolamine transferase has translation MKLRISWFKFTLLNAVFIAALNFALFKFAYSKLSFDADAPMAASLPIIYFSLLCALFSLVFLPYLAKPISIATIAITCGSSYFMQSYGIIIDSEMIRNVAQTDVGEALSFLNPKLVCYMLFLGVLPCFLVAFARIEYGGARRHLKVKFAAFFGFLALAAALFLPQTKSIIPFFRENSFIRAYNLPFYPIYAAQKYVKLEFFKPEFKQIGLDAAMRPSNERRLMVLIVGETARAKNYSLGGYAKNDTNFYTKKEPNLVYFSNARSCGTATAVSLPCLFSKSTRSEYSSKEFSENALDILKRVGVKVVWLGNNSGKCKGVCGRLDAGDVEYFDAGYDTNMLPSFKKRLENLAQNEIIVLHLQGSHGPAYHARYPSEFRKFTPTCDTSELSSCDSESIVNAYDNTLLFTDFFVGEVIKAVKDAGGDKSAVWYFSDHGESLGENGIYLHGMPYAIAPETQKHIPMMAYASDEATLARLRAQKNDAVSHDNVFSSLLGFFGVETKEYDKKLDIFN, from the coding sequence ATGAAGCTACGTATTTCTTGGTTTAAATTTACGCTTTTAAACGCCGTTTTTATCGCCGCGCTAAATTTCGCATTATTTAAATTTGCCTACTCAAAGCTTAGTTTTGACGCGGATGCGCCGATGGCCGCGAGCCTGCCGATCATCTATTTTTCGCTACTTTGCGCGCTATTTTCGCTCGTTTTTTTGCCCTATCTAGCTAAGCCCATTAGCATCGCTACGATTGCGATTACATGCGGTAGTAGCTACTTCATGCAAAGCTACGGTATCATAATCGATAGCGAAATGATAAGAAACGTCGCGCAAACTGACGTCGGCGAGGCGTTAAGCTTTTTAAATCCAAAACTCGTTTGCTACATGCTATTTTTGGGCGTTTTACCCTGCTTTTTGGTCGCATTTGCGAGGATCGAGTACGGCGGCGCAAGGCGGCATCTAAAGGTCAAATTTGCCGCATTTTTCGGATTTTTAGCTCTCGCGGCGGCGCTGTTTTTGCCCCAGACTAAGTCCATAATCCCGTTTTTTCGCGAAAATAGCTTCATCAGAGCCTACAACCTGCCGTTTTATCCGATTTACGCGGCGCAAAAATACGTAAAACTCGAGTTTTTTAAGCCCGAATTTAAACAAATCGGTCTAGACGCGGCTATGAGGCCAAGCAATGAGCGACGACTAATGGTGCTAATCGTCGGCGAAACGGCGCGCGCGAAAAACTACTCGCTCGGCGGATATGCCAAAAACGATACGAATTTTTACACGAAAAAGGAGCCAAATTTAGTCTATTTCAGCAACGCTCGCTCGTGCGGAACGGCGACGGCGGTCTCGCTACCGTGCTTGTTTTCAAAATCGACAAGGAGCGAATACAGCAGCAAAGAATTCAGCGAAAACGCGCTTGATATCTTAAAACGCGTCGGCGTCAAGGTCGTGTGGCTAGGCAACAACTCGGGCAAGTGCAAGGGCGTTTGCGGTCGCTTGGACGCCGGCGACGTCGAGTATTTTGATGCCGGATACGATACGAATATGCTGCCCTCCTTCAAAAAACGCCTCGAAAATCTCGCGCAAAACGAGATCATCGTCCTGCACCTGCAAGGCTCGCACGGCCCGGCATATCACGCCCGCTATCCGAGCGAATTTCGCAAATTTACCCCGACTTGCGACACGAGCGAGCTTAGCTCCTGCGATAGCGAGAGCATCGTAAACGCCTACGACAACACGCTGCTTTTTACGGATTTTTTTGTTGGCGAGGTCATAAAGGCTGTCAAGGACGCGGGCGGCGATAAAAGCGCGGTTTGGTACTTCTCAGATCACGGCGAAAGCCTAGGCGAAAACGGCATCTACCTGCACGGTATGCCCTACGCCATCGCGCCAGAGACGCAAAAGCACATCCCGATGATGGCGTACGCAAGCGACGAAGCGACGCTAGCTCGTCTACGCGCGCAAAAAAACGACGCCGTCTCGCACGATAATGTTTTTAGTTCGTTGCTGGGGTTTTTTGGAGTAGAGACAAAAGAATACGATAAAAAACTCGACATATTTAATTAA
- a CDS encoding subtype B tannase, with the protein MKKRALALSAAACLCAAISAQAADLKFDPNKFETRSIKAGEKEVKFRAYEGIVYVANPVDSRSQRLNFYVPAQYFEDGKDKNSKNATGKFDAASAPIFLPNSIGGYMPGKPFTPALDKNGNSNAVLAALERGYVVAAPGARGRSSKDANGKFSGKAPAAIVDLKAAVRYLKFNDAAMAGDANKIISNGTSAGGAMSALLGVSADASEFEPYLAALGAAEASDEIYAVSAYCPVTNLENADAAYEWMFGAQTKYEKMDFSAFDAAGFNERSGKPKTVSGELTAEQKELSAALKSAFPPYVNSLNLKDAKGRALTLEPSGEGSFKEYVKKTLADSFAAAKSREKSLLKPEFFTLETQGCTLGYDFKFEDFVLSMPRAKATPAFDGLELQNPENDFFGDADAAAKHFTEFGAKRGTGESADTKIIKMVNAMSYLGNKSAAKFYRIRHGAADSDTALAVPLILALGLQNAGKTVDFAAPWGQGHGGDYDLDELFKWIDRVVK; encoded by the coding sequence ATGAAAAAAAGGGCGCTTGCATTGAGCGCGGCAGCTTGCCTTTGCGCGGCGATTAGCGCGCAGGCAGCCGATCTAAAATTTGACCCAAACAAATTTGAAACGCGCTCTATAAAAGCGGGTGAAAAAGAGGTCAAATTTAGAGCCTACGAGGGGATAGTTTACGTAGCAAACCCCGTGGATAGCCGGTCTCAGAGGCTAAATTTTTACGTCCCGGCGCAGTATTTTGAGGACGGCAAAGACAAAAACAGTAAAAATGCGACGGGTAAATTTGACGCAGCAAGCGCTCCGATCTTTTTGCCAAATTCCATCGGCGGATATATGCCGGGCAAGCCTTTTACGCCGGCGCTTGATAAAAACGGCAATTCAAACGCGGTACTAGCAGCACTTGAGCGCGGCTACGTCGTCGCAGCGCCTGGAGCTAGAGGCAGGAGCTCAAAGGACGCAAACGGCAAATTTAGCGGCAAAGCGCCCGCCGCCATCGTCGATCTAAAGGCCGCTGTGCGGTATCTAAAATTTAACGACGCGGCGATGGCGGGCGACGCAAACAAGATAATATCAAACGGCACGAGCGCTGGCGGGGCAATGTCGGCACTGCTCGGCGTCTCGGCGGACGCGAGTGAGTTTGAGCCGTATCTGGCCGCACTCGGAGCCGCAGAGGCTAGCGACGAGATCTACGCCGTCTCCGCCTACTGCCCGGTTACGAACCTAGAAAACGCCGACGCGGCCTACGAGTGGATGTTTGGCGCGCAGACGAAATACGAGAAAATGGACTTTAGCGCGTTTGATGCGGCGGGATTTAACGAGCGAAGCGGTAAGCCAAAAACCGTCTCAGGCGAGCTAACCGCAGAGCAAAAAGAGCTCTCCGCCGCGCTAAAATCGGCCTTCCCCCCCTACGTAAATTCGCTAAATTTAAAAGACGCCAAAGGCCGCGCGCTCACGCTTGAGCCTAGCGGCGAGGGAAGCTTTAAAGAGTACGTCAAAAAGACGCTCGCAGACTCTTTCGCGGCTGCGAAAAGTCGGGAGAAAAGCCTGCTAAAGCCCGAGTTTTTCACGCTTGAAACGCAGGGCTGCACGCTTGGATATGATTTTAAATTTGAAGACTTTGTTCTATCTATGCCGCGCGCTAAAGCTACGCCCGCATTTGACGGGTTAGAGCTACAAAATCCCGAAAACGACTTTTTCGGCGATGCGGACGCGGCGGCGAAGCACTTTACCGAATTTGGCGCAAAACGCGGCACGGGCGAGAGTGCGGATACCAAAATCATAAAAATGGTAAACGCGATGAGCTATCTGGGCAATAAAAGCGCGGCTAAATTTTACCGCATCAGGCACGGCGCGGCCGACTCCGACACGGCTCTAGCGGTGCCGCTTATTTTGGCGCTGGGGCTACAAAATGCGGGCAAGACGGTTGATTTCGCTGCTCCTTGGGGGCAAGGTCACGGCGGCGACTACGATCTGGACGAGCTTTTTAAGTGGATAGATCGCGTCGTAAAGTAG
- a CDS encoding EI24 domain-containing protein, protein MFADILRLSLKDLFTPKFIALSILPLVFSALIIAAIAMFGGRELYEALNAAVSGEAGALAEYPMAAKILSLGIAKWLIGAIFYAVGAYLVVMLSVFCALAVAGFLTPTIAREINRRHYRVDEAQLANVSLARQTALMGKILLKFILIALICLPILAVPALNFLALHPAFFYLYYSLLFIDVAPNALSRHKFELYLLDYGGYKFKAVALCFYLLCLVPIFGLFLQVFFVIYFSHFFFLRETSRLT, encoded by the coding sequence TTGTTCGCTGATATTTTACGCCTTTCGCTAAAGGACCTTTTTACGCCCAAATTTATCGCGCTTTCTATCCTGCCTCTCGTTTTTTCCGCGCTTATTATAGCGGCTATTGCGATGTTTGGCGGCCGCGAACTATACGAGGCGCTAAACGCCGCCGTATCGGGAGAGGCAGGCGCTCTGGCCGAGTATCCGATGGCAGCTAAAATCCTTAGCCTAGGCATCGCAAAGTGGCTCATCGGCGCGATATTTTACGCGGTCGGCGCCTATCTGGTCGTCATGCTCTCGGTTTTTTGCGCGCTAGCGGTCGCGGGCTTTCTAACCCCTACGATCGCACGCGAGATAAACCGCAGGCACTACCGCGTGGACGAGGCACAGCTGGCAAACGTTAGTCTAGCGCGCCAAACGGCTCTTATGGGCAAAATTTTGCTCAAATTTATCCTGATCGCGCTTATTTGCTTGCCGATTTTAGCCGTGCCCGCGCTAAATTTCCTCGCCCTGCACCCGGCGTTTTTTTACCTTTATTATTCGCTGCTTTTCATCGACGTCGCGCCAAACGCCCTCTCGCGGCACAAATTCGAGCTTTATTTGCTGGACTACGGCGGATATAAATTTAAAGCCGTCGCGCTATGCTTTTACCTGCTATGTTTGGTGCCTATTTTCGGGCTTTTCTTGCAGGTTTTTTTCGTTATTTATTTTTCGCATTTTTTCTTTTTACGCGAGACTTCGCGCTTGACGTAA
- a CDS encoding ABC transporter substrate-binding protein, whose translation MKKFLTTLLLSAIVALGAEVKTITDMTGNEVKIPAQTQKIAALWHANNQVILVLGGADKIVTTTDQIKKNKWFAKIYPRIAEVPAALNGNDIQIEELVKLAPDVVVVSNKNFQENLTKNGFSAANLIFRDYDDMKKSVLLTAEIIGGDAASKAKELNENLDANIALVTERTSKLDDAARPKVLHIVGGANLLKIDGTKTIIDTWVRYAGGKNAVQKEGSMIEITAEEIVAADPDIIIVGGADNQKAVEKIYADPVFAGLKAVKNKKVYGNPKGVFSWDRYGAESALQILWAATIVQPELFKDVDVKAQTKAFYKKFMNYDLSDAEFDYILKGLNPDGSK comes from the coding sequence ATGAAAAAATTTCTCACGACTCTGCTTTTAAGCGCTATCGTCGCGCTAGGAGCCGAGGTCAAAACCATCACCGATATGACGGGCAACGAGGTCAAAATCCCCGCCCAAACGCAAAAGATAGCCGCGCTCTGGCACGCAAACAACCAAGTGATCTTGGTGCTAGGCGGCGCGGATAAGATCGTAACTACGACCGATCAGATCAAGAAAAACAAGTGGTTTGCTAAAATTTACCCTCGCATCGCAGAGGTGCCGGCTGCGCTAAACGGCAACGACATCCAGATCGAGGAGCTAGTTAAACTAGCGCCCGACGTAGTCGTCGTGTCAAACAAAAATTTCCAAGAAAACCTTACTAAAAACGGCTTTAGCGCGGCGAATTTGATATTTCGCGACTACGACGATATGAAAAAAAGCGTGCTGCTAACGGCCGAGATCATCGGCGGCGACGCAGCTAGCAAGGCAAAAGAACTAAACGAAAATCTAGATGCCAACATCGCGCTAGTCACCGAGCGCACGAGCAAACTAGACGACGCTGCGCGCCCTAAAGTTCTACACATCGTAGGCGGTGCAAACCTGCTAAAAATCGACGGCACTAAAACTATCATCGATACATGGGTGAGATACGCAGGCGGTAAAAACGCGGTGCAAAAAGAGGGCAGCATGATAGAAATCACGGCTGAAGAGATCGTGGCGGCAGACCCTGATATCATCATCGTTGGCGGCGCGGACAATCAAAAAGCGGTTGAGAAAATTTACGCCGATCCCGTATTTGCAGGGTTAAAAGCGGTCAAAAACAAAAAAGTCTACGGCAACCCAAAAGGCGTGTTTAGCTGGGATAGATACGGCGCGGAGTCGGCTCTACAAATTTTGTGGGCGGCTACTATCGTTCAGCCGGAGCTCTTTAAAGACGTAGACGTAAAAGCCCAAACTAAGGCATTTTATAAGAAATTTATGAACTACGACCTTAGCGACGCGGAGTTTGACTACATCCTAAAAGGGCTAAACCCGGACGGTAGCAAATAG
- a CDS encoding ABC transporter ATP-binding protein, translating into MLEVKNLNFAYPNGAGRLENVNLRVGKGEILTILGRNGAGKSTMLSLISGTQTPHSGEVWLGGKNSAELSNKERAKIMAYVAQSEICEYDYTGLEFIMMGRAAHLGIFARPSEEDTAIAKEFTAKLEITHLEDKFITQMSGGQKQMCSIARAMAAKPEIIVFDEPTSALDFGNQYKFLRTVKQLKEQGYTIVLTTHNPDFAVLLGGYVALVKGGGEVAFGTVDEIIESEHLSKLYGLNLSVEYIEQVTRKCCLTYPL; encoded by the coding sequence ATGTTAGAAGTAAAAAATCTAAATTTCGCCTATCCAAACGGCGCCGGTAGGCTAGAAAACGTAAATTTACGCGTCGGTAAAGGCGAAATCCTAACGATACTAGGGCGAAACGGCGCGGGCAAATCTACCATGCTAAGCCTAATCAGCGGCACGCAGACGCCGCACTCGGGCGAAGTTTGGCTGGGCGGTAAAAATAGCGCGGAGCTTAGCAACAAAGAGCGCGCCAAAATCATGGCCTACGTCGCTCAGAGCGAGATCTGCGAGTACGACTACACGGGCCTTGAGTTTATCATGATGGGGCGAGCGGCGCATCTTGGTATCTTTGCGCGGCCTAGCGAAGAGGACACGGCGATCGCGAAGGAATTTACCGCAAAGCTTGAAATCACGCACCTCGAGGATAAATTTATCACTCAGATGAGCGGCGGGCAAAAGCAGATGTGCTCGATCGCACGCGCGATGGCCGCAAAGCCCGAGATTATCGTGTTTGACGAGCCGACCTCGGCGCTGGACTTTGGCAATCAGTATAAATTCCTGCGCACAGTTAAGCAGCTAAAAGAGCAAGGCTATACCATCGTACTAACGACTCACAATCCCGATTTTGCCGTGCTTCTAGGCGGCTATGTGGCGCTGGTTAAGGGTGGGGGCGAGGTGGCTTTCGGCACGGTGGATGAAATCATAGAAAGCGAGCATCTAAGCAAGCTTTACGGGTTAAATTTGAGCGTAGAGTATATCGAGCAAGTAACTAGAAAGTGCTGCCTGACGTATCCGCTGTGA
- the gdhA gene encoding NADP-specific glutamate dehydrogenase has product MSEYIEKTMEWIKRTNPGQGVFVQAATEVLNSLEPLIKKESKYQKHAILERIVIPERTVIFRVTYTDDDGRPQVNNGYRVQFNSAVGPYKGGIRLHPSVDLGVLKFLGFEQIFKNSLTGVNIGGAKGGSTFDPKGKSEGEIMRFCQAFMSELYRHIGNTVDVPAGDIGVGAREIGYMFGQYKKLTGRFDGILTGKGLNWGGSLARTEATGYGLVYFTQNMLKRAGLGLEGKKCSISGSGNVAIYTVEKLYQVGALPITVSDSNGYVYDAEGIDLALLKELKEARRARLSEYVKFRPNAKYVSVSEYKEGRNGVWDVPCDGAFPCATQNELHLADIKTLYANGCRFVAEGANMPSTLDAINFMLAQKDFYFAPAKAANAGGVGTSGLEMMQNAGMTAWSFEKVDHRLHGIMNHIFELSYETSKEFGDEGNLVLGSNIAGFRKVADAMIDQGYV; this is encoded by the coding sequence ATGAGCGAGTACATCGAAAAAACGATGGAGTGGATAAAAAGAACCAATCCGGGCCAAGGCGTGTTCGTACAGGCTGCGACCGAGGTGCTAAACAGCCTTGAGCCGCTTATAAAAAAAGAGAGTAAGTACCAAAAACACGCGATCCTAGAGCGTATCGTGATACCCGAGCGCACGGTGATATTTCGCGTCACCTACACGGATGACGACGGCAGACCGCAAGTAAATAATGGCTACCGCGTGCAGTTTAACTCAGCCGTGGGCCCCTATAAAGGCGGCATCAGACTCCATCCTAGCGTGGATCTTGGCGTGCTAAAATTTTTAGGGTTTGAGCAAATTTTCAAAAACTCGCTCACGGGCGTAAATATCGGCGGCGCAAAGGGCGGCAGCACCTTTGATCCAAAAGGCAAGAGCGAGGGCGAGATAATGCGCTTTTGCCAAGCATTTATGAGCGAGCTATACCGCCACATCGGCAACACCGTGGACGTACCCGCAGGCGACATCGGCGTGGGCGCGCGCGAGATCGGCTATATGTTTGGGCAGTATAAAAAACTCACGGGTAGATTTGACGGTATACTAACGGGCAAGGGGCTAAACTGGGGCGGCAGCCTAGCTCGCACGGAGGCGACGGGATACGGATTAGTCTATTTTACGCAAAATATGCTCAAAAGAGCGGGCCTTGGGCTAGAGGGCAAAAAATGCAGCATAAGCGGTAGCGGAAACGTCGCCATATACACGGTAGAAAAGCTCTATCAAGTAGGCGCGCTGCCTATCACGGTTTCTGATTCAAACGGATACGTTTATGACGCAGAGGGTATCGATTTGGCCCTGCTTAAAGAGCTAAAAGAAGCAAGACGCGCGCGCCTTAGCGAATACGTCAAATTTAGACCGAACGCAAAATACGTAAGCGTGAGCGAGTACAAAGAGGGCAGAAACGGCGTCTGGGACGTGCCGTGCGATGGAGCGTTTCCGTGCGCGACGCAAAACGAACTGCACCTAGCCGACATAAAGACGCTCTACGCTAACGGCTGTCGCTTCGTGGCTGAGGGGGCAAACATGCCAAGCACGCTTGATGCGATAAATTTTATGCTAGCGCAAAAGGATTTTTACTTCGCTCCGGCAAAGGCGGCAAACGCGGGCGGCGTGGGCACGTCAGGCCTTGAGATGATGCAAAACGCCGGCATGACCGCGTGGAGCTTTGAAAAGGTCGATCATAGACTGCACGGCATCATGAATCATATCTTTGAGCTTAGCTACGAAACTAGCAAGGAGTTTGGCGACGAGGGAAATCTGGTGCTTGGCTCAAATATCGCAGGCTTTAGAAAAGTAGCCGACGCGATGATAGATCAGGGATACGTGTAA
- a CDS encoding FecCD family ABC transporter permease, whose translation MKNISFKFTLILLAVLTVVCGVVALGVGRFYVAPSDVLSVIGSFFGVPTDAAANIQNVVENIRIPRIIAAILVGAALSISGAAYQGVFRNQLVSPDLLGVSAGACVGAALAIMFDLSLFWVQALAFVCGLAAVGMTLSIPRLMGRSSTLMLVLSGIIVSGLMASVIGFLKYVADPETKLPDIVYWQLGSLAKIDADNLKFIALVMIACAVLLVAMSWRINLLSLGDESAARLGVNVTLERGVIIVCATLLTACSVCVSGIVAWVGLLMPHLARMLVGANNVRSLPASIFMGAIFLLFVDTLARTISVSEVPLGVLTGFIGTIFFVWVLWRNKKVA comes from the coding sequence ATGAAAAATATTAGTTTTAAATTTACGCTGATTTTGCTAGCCGTGCTGACCGTAGTTTGCGGCGTAGTAGCGCTTGGCGTCGGCAGGTTTTACGTGGCTCCCTCTGACGTGCTTAGCGTGATCGGCAGCTTTTTTGGGGTGCCGACGGACGCCGCGGCAAATATCCAAAACGTCGTCGAAAACATCCGCATACCGCGCATCATCGCGGCTATCTTAGTAGGAGCCGCGCTTAGCATCAGCGGAGCGGCGTATCAGGGCGTCTTTCGCAACCAGCTAGTTAGCCCCGATCTGCTGGGCGTTTCGGCGGGAGCTTGCGTAGGAGCTGCTCTTGCGATCATGTTTGATTTATCGCTTTTTTGGGTGCAGGCGTTAGCCTTCGTCTGCGGGCTAGCGGCCGTAGGTATGACGCTATCCATACCGCGTCTGATGGGGCGCTCTAGCACGCTGATGCTGGTGCTCTCAGGTATCATCGTTAGCGGTCTGATGGCCTCGGTGATCGGCTTTTTAAAATACGTCGCCGACCCAGAGACCAAGCTACCCGACATCGTTTACTGGCAGCTAGGTAGCCTAGCCAAGATCGACGCGGATAATCTTAAATTTATCGCGCTCGTGATGATAGCCTGCGCGGTGCTTTTGGTGGCTATGAGCTGGAGGATAAACCTACTCTCACTAGGTGACGAGAGCGCGGCGAGGCTGGGCGTAAACGTGACGCTAGAACGCGGCGTCATCATCGTCTGCGCGACGCTACTAACGGCATGCAGCGTCTGCGTGAGCGGTATCGTGGCGTGGGTGGGGCTGCTGATGCCGCACCTGGCGCGTATGCTGGTTGGCGCAAATAACGTCCGCAGCCTGCCTGCGAGTATATTTATGGGCGCGATATTTTTGCTATTCGTCGACACTCTAGCGCGCACGATCAGCGTGAGCGAGGTGCCTCTGGGCGTACTTACGGGCTTTATCGGCACGATATTTTTCGTCTGGGTACTCTGGCGAAACAAAAAGGTCGCGTGA